One genomic region from Leptospira tipperaryensis encodes:
- a CDS encoding substrate-binding periplasmic protein: MIEKRILCFVFLWIFPFGLFSQSEYTGSRLEKILSKKELVVGVNKQYEPFYIENPKDGYPGVDAELAKLYADYLGVSLKLVPLKTFRQFSEDIRSGKIDLALAGMSTDLNRGKQVTFSDPYLVTTPAGLVSKKILPPEPEGNIVTSRRFMSLGDLSTLSGLISFSVRSNTTNHIYLQKKYAKLPIYSYLSDSIAIDNLLSNNVTCFVADSFFILTLLQKNPSLKANYLPLLGTVQEEYISAALPQNDLIFVDNLNFFIKELKRTGVLEELRSRYFNQNNWVK, from the coding sequence ATGATTGAGAAACGAATTCTATGTTTTGTTTTCCTATGGATTTTTCCCTTCGGTTTATTTTCTCAATCTGAATATACCGGTTCTCGACTTGAGAAAATTCTTTCTAAGAAAGAACTCGTAGTCGGAGTGAACAAACAATATGAGCCGTTTTACATTGAAAACCCAAAAGACGGTTATCCCGGCGTGGATGCGGAACTTGCAAAACTCTACGCGGATTATTTAGGCGTTTCTTTAAAACTTGTTCCACTCAAAACGTTTCGACAATTTTCAGAAGATATTCGTTCCGGAAAGATCGATCTCGCGTTAGCCGGAATGTCGACGGATTTGAATCGTGGGAAACAAGTGACTTTTTCGGATCCGTATCTCGTTACTACGCCGGCGGGATTGGTAAGTAAAAAAATTCTTCCTCCCGAGCCGGAAGGTAACATAGTAACCTCTCGAAGATTTATGAGCCTTGGAGATCTTTCCACACTGAGCGGACTGATCAGTTTTTCTGTAAGATCAAATACTACGAATCATATCTATCTTCAAAAAAAATACGCAAAACTTCCGATCTACAGTTATCTTTCCGATTCGATCGCGATCGATAATCTCCTGAGCAACAACGTTACTTGTTTTGTCGCGGATAGTTTTTTTATTCTTACCCTGCTCCAAAAAAATCCTTCCTTAAAGGCGAATTATCTTCCCCTTTTGGGAACGGTTCAGGAAGAATATATCAGCGCCGCGCTTCCGCAGAATGATCTGATTTTTGTGGATAATTTGAACTTCTTTATTAAGGAATTAAAGAGGACCGGTGTTTTAGAAGAGTTGAGAAGCCGATATTTTAATCAGAATAACTGGGTAAAATGA
- a CDS encoding OmpA family protein → MPSFRKKNPSLFILILSCLSFTFILSSQESSRLEKSAKQKPEKLKGAINTKLNEFGISLTDDGSILYFYSKRENSNYTDLYRSSRDGENWIQGEEISVLNSNYDDQSPFIMNKEEGILFSSNRDGAIEFQLSNGKIGVSRDLFFSKRNGSSWVRPVSLPGAVNTEEIEENPFLFNNKLYFTRYPFGQVAEADIFVSLYKNKIWEKASSLPEPINSPYSEIAATLSKDGKTIYFSSNRPGGFGGYDLYKSTFLPDGNFSEPINLGPEINTAGDEAFYLETNEAGTFYFCRRAARDYDIYSNQSNPFQDLEKGKSISLDNIHFALGSYEILENSFSILENLNSYLHENSKVRIKITGHTDLNGDAQDNLILSRNRANSVKDYLVKKGIDSGRIVTDGKGSSEPVVPQKNPETDFKNRRTEFQILNP, encoded by the coding sequence ATGCCGTCTTTTCGAAAAAAAAATCCGTCCCTATTTATCTTAATTCTCAGTTGCCTTTCGTTTACTTTCATTCTTTCTTCGCAAGAATCGAGTCGTCTCGAAAAATCTGCGAAACAGAAACCGGAAAAATTAAAAGGCGCGATCAACACAAAGCTAAACGAGTTTGGAATCAGTCTTACGGACGACGGAAGTATTCTGTATTTTTATTCCAAAAGAGAGAATTCAAATTATACGGATTTGTATAGATCTTCTCGCGACGGGGAGAATTGGATTCAAGGAGAGGAGATCTCAGTTCTAAATTCAAACTACGACGATCAGAGTCCGTTTATCATGAATAAAGAAGAAGGAATTTTATTTTCTTCCAATCGGGACGGCGCAATTGAATTCCAACTCTCGAACGGTAAGATCGGAGTTTCGAGAGATTTATTTTTTTCAAAACGAAACGGATCTTCTTGGGTTAGGCCGGTGTCTCTTCCCGGCGCGGTCAACACGGAAGAAATCGAAGAAAATCCATTTCTCTTTAACAATAAACTCTACTTTACTCGCTATCCTTTCGGACAAGTTGCAGAAGCGGATATTTTTGTTTCTCTCTATAAAAATAAAATCTGGGAAAAAGCTTCGAGTCTTCCTGAACCGATTAACAGCCCTTATTCGGAAATCGCAGCGACGTTGAGTAAAGACGGTAAGACGATTTATTTTTCTTCCAATCGGCCCGGTGGTTTTGGGGGATACGATCTTTACAAATCGACTTTTTTGCCAGATGGAAATTTTTCAGAACCTATCAATCTCGGGCCGGAGATCAATACCGCCGGCGATGAAGCTTTCTACTTAGAAACAAACGAAGCAGGCACCTTCTACTTTTGTAGAAGAGCCGCGAGGGACTACGATATTTATTCGAATCAAAGTAATCCATTTCAAGACTTAGAAAAAGGAAAATCTATTTCTCTTGATAACATTCACTTTGCATTGGGTTCGTATGAAATTCTTGAAAACTCTTTTTCGATTTTGGAAAATCTTAATTCGTATTTACATGAAAATTCAAAAGTTAGAATCAAAATTACGGGACACACGGATCTCAATGGAGACGCTCAGGATAACTTGATTCTTAGCCGCAACCGAGCAAATTCTGTGAAAGATTATTTAGTCAAAAAGGGAATCGATTCCGGAAGAATCGTGACCGACGGGAAAGGAAGTTCAGAACCGGTCGTTCCACAGAAAAACCCTGAGACCGATTTTAAAAATCGAAGAACTGAATTTCAAATTCTCAACCCTTAG
- the serS gene encoding serine--tRNA ligase: MLDLRYITENTEDLKKILELRGFKDIGIIDQLTSIIRRKRELQREVDILREERNRVSKEVGKIKQAGGDISEISAAVKLVGDKIKDIEIKFEIEETALSDLNLSLPNILDSKVPAGKSEHDNVVQYEVGTIPKFSFPPKPHFEIGEALNWINFEKGVKLSGARSYTYWKEGAKLERALMNFMLNVHTEEHGYTEVWVPAMVNDESMMATGQYPKFKEEFYRIEKDELNLIPTAEVPLTNLYRDEIIPEDQLPISVTAHTSCFRREAGSYGKDTRGLVRVHQFQKVELVKFCKPEDSEEQHKQMLSHAENILKKLELPYRVIILCSGDISANSSITYDIEVWMPGLNRYMEISSVSNFRDFQARRGKIRYKSKDGKNQLVHTINGSGLALGRTYAAILENFQNQDGTVRIPEVLKRYL, translated from the coding sequence ATGCTTGATCTGCGTTATATCACTGAAAATACGGAAGACCTAAAAAAAATCTTAGAACTCAGAGGTTTCAAAGATATCGGAATTATCGATCAGCTTACTTCGATTATCCGTAGAAAGCGGGAACTTCAAAGAGAAGTTGATATTCTGAGAGAAGAAAGAAATAGAGTTAGCAAAGAAGTCGGTAAGATAAAACAAGCGGGCGGCGATATCTCGGAGATTTCCGCGGCGGTAAAGCTCGTCGGTGATAAAATCAAAGACATCGAAATCAAATTCGAGATTGAAGAAACCGCGCTCAGTGATCTCAATTTAAGTCTTCCTAATATTCTAGATTCTAAAGTTCCCGCTGGAAAGTCTGAACACGATAACGTAGTACAATATGAAGTGGGAACGATTCCGAAATTCTCCTTTCCCCCGAAGCCGCACTTTGAAATCGGCGAGGCCTTGAATTGGATCAACTTTGAAAAGGGCGTGAAACTTTCCGGAGCGCGATCTTACACGTATTGGAAGGAAGGCGCCAAGTTAGAGAGAGCACTTATGAACTTTATGCTCAACGTTCACACGGAAGAGCACGGTTATACTGAAGTTTGGGTTCCGGCGATGGTAAACGACGAGTCTATGATGGCGACCGGGCAATACCCTAAGTTCAAAGAGGAATTCTATAGAATCGAAAAGGACGAACTCAATCTCATTCCAACAGCCGAAGTTCCTCTTACCAATCTCTATCGAGATGAAATCATTCCAGAAGATCAACTACCGATTTCTGTCACCGCCCACACTTCTTGTTTTCGAAGGGAAGCGGGTTCTTATGGAAAGGATACGCGAGGACTCGTTCGAGTGCATCAGTTTCAAAAGGTGGAACTCGTTAAATTCTGCAAACCGGAAGATTCTGAAGAACAACACAAACAGATGTTATCGCATGCTGAGAATATTCTTAAAAAATTAGAACTTCCTTATCGTGTTATCATTCTTTGTAGCGGAGATATTTCTGCGAATTCTTCCATCACTTATGACATTGAAGTCTGGATGCCCGGTTTAAATCGTTATATGGAAATTTCTTCCGTTTCTAACTTTAGAGACTTTCAGGCGCGTCGTGGAAAAATTCGTTACAAGTCGAAAGATGGAAAGAATCAGCTCGTGCATACGATTAACGGTTCCGGTTTGGCGCTTGGAAGGACTTACGCTGCGATTTTAGAAAACTTTCAAAATCAGGACGGAACAGTTCGAATTCCGGAAGTGTTAAAACGTTATCTTTGA
- a CDS encoding TatD family hydrolase has protein sequence MVSIADTHCHLDIIQSQGLEIADSLKNASESGVKKIVQIGIDLESSIRARSIANEYSNDSLEIRYSIGCHPTETHEFPNKDEILKLVYENLDDPKLSAIGEIGLDYYHTADSKKQQEEILEAFLECSAKTKLPVVIHSRDAKEDTISILKNFRDRAFGVIHCFTYDYPTAKALVDIGYYISFSGIVAFKNATEIQEAAQKLPLESMLIETDAPFLAPPPFRGKRNEPSYMKFILDKMFSLRQESNAEVENKLFENSIKFMNRKAYHHNA, from the coding sequence ATGGTTTCTATAGCCGATACACATTGCCATCTTGATATAATACAATCACAAGGTCTCGAAATCGCAGACAGTCTGAAAAATGCGTCGGAATCTGGTGTAAAGAAGATCGTCCAAATCGGGATAGACCTTGAGAGTTCGATCCGTGCCCGCTCCATAGCTAACGAATATTCAAATGATTCGTTAGAGATTCGTTATTCGATCGGTTGTCATCCAACCGAAACTCATGAATTTCCGAATAAGGATGAGATTCTTAAGTTAGTTTATGAGAATTTGGATGATCCCAAACTTTCCGCGATCGGAGAGATCGGTCTTGATTACTATCACACGGCCGATTCAAAAAAACAACAGGAAGAAATTTTAGAAGCGTTCTTGGAATGTTCCGCTAAGACAAAACTTCCGGTTGTCATTCATTCGAGAGACGCGAAAGAAGATACGATTTCCATTCTTAAGAATTTCCGAGATCGCGCGTTTGGAGTGATTCACTGTTTTACGTACGATTACCCGACCGCGAAAGCGTTAGTCGATATCGGTTATTATATTTCTTTTTCTGGCATCGTAGCATTTAAGAACGCGACTGAGATCCAAGAGGCGGCTCAAAAACTTCCTCTGGAATCGATGTTGATCGAAACCGATGCTCCTTTTTTGGCTCCTCCTCCGTTTCGAGGAAAAAGAAACGAACCTTCTTATATGAAGTTTATCCTGGATAAAATGTTTTCACTGCGTCAAGAATCGAATGCCGAAGTCGAAAACAAACTTTTTGAAAATAGTATTAAATTTATGAATCGTAAGGCGTACCACCACAATGCTTGA
- a CDS encoding M23 family metallopeptidase, whose product MDIKATSALIYYRLRYKYQEYKLKLDLKLSELNRKGKERLTVMVIPHSEQKTINFHISYRAISIFIGTIFILLIISSINVLSHSGSVHQLTELNLSNKDFIRQSAKMKEEINSLHEYVEYYYGRLARLYVRLGGDPAKVSKGIGGAEQLSTQPPSIIEPKSSNSQSNDLPEGAAVFRLKEDVHNLKISNELTQDIISILKKRKNILKQTPSIWPVKGYVLYPYGPYFNPISGRKEYNSGVDVGSFAGSEVMATAPGTVYEIGYTRNTGYFVKVAHKYGWKTIYSNMDRLKVRQGQQVSKTEVIGFVGKTESSPNYMLHYEIHVGTRAINPFAFLNQIQD is encoded by the coding sequence GTGGATATCAAAGCAACTTCCGCACTCATTTATTATAGACTCCGTTATAAGTACCAAGAGTACAAACTAAAACTCGACCTTAAACTTTCTGAACTCAATCGAAAGGGAAAGGAGAGACTTACTGTGATGGTGATTCCTCATTCGGAACAAAAAACCATCAACTTTCACATCTCTTATAGAGCGATTTCCATCTTTATCGGAACTATCTTTATTCTTCTTATCATAAGTTCTATCAACGTCTTGAGTCATAGCGGTTCCGTACATCAACTTACCGAGCTCAATCTTTCCAACAAAGACTTTATCAGACAATCTGCGAAGATGAAAGAAGAGATCAATTCACTTCACGAGTATGTTGAATACTATTACGGAAGATTAGCGAGACTTTACGTAAGACTCGGTGGAGATCCTGCAAAAGTTTCTAAAGGAATCGGCGGGGCGGAACAACTTTCCACACAACCTCCGTCTATCATCGAACCTAAATCTTCAAATTCTCAAAGCAACGATCTGCCGGAAGGCGCGGCTGTTTTCCGATTAAAAGAAGACGTTCATAATCTAAAGATCAGTAATGAACTTACACAGGATATCATTTCGATTCTTAAAAAGAGAAAGAATATTTTAAAACAAACTCCGTCGATCTGGCCGGTGAAAGGTTATGTTCTTTATCCTTATGGCCCTTACTTCAATCCCATCTCGGGAAGAAAAGAATACAATAGCGGCGTGGACGTCGGATCATTTGCCGGTTCTGAAGTTATGGCAACCGCGCCAGGGACCGTTTACGAAATCGGATATACGAGAAACACCGGTTATTTCGTAAAGGTGGCTCATAAGTACGGATGGAAGACGATCTATTCCAACATGGATCGTTTGAAAGTAAGACAAGGCCAACAAGTTTCAAAAACCGAAGTGATCGGCTTCGTCGGTAAAACAGAATCATCTCCCAATTACATGCTCCACTATGAAATCCACGTTGGAACAAGAGCGATCAACCCGTTTGCTTTCCTCAACCAAATTCAGGACTGA
- a CDS encoding bactofilin family protein — protein sequence MATTEEHLIVNSIIGEGAEFSGEFKLTGLLRIDGIFRGSIKTEGKVLIGKSGIVDTDIRARIVVAGGEINGNIYASERVTLLASCRMKGDIVSPRIVMEEGVQFEGNCKINPVAH from the coding sequence ATGGCGACAACAGAAGAACACTTAATCGTAAATAGTATCATTGGCGAAGGCGCCGAGTTTAGCGGCGAATTTAAACTGACGGGCTTGTTAAGAATCGATGGAATTTTCAGAGGTTCGATAAAAACCGAAGGAAAAGTCCTAATCGGTAAATCCGGAATCGTCGATACGGATATCAGAGCCCGAATTGTTGTCGCTGGCGGCGAAATCAATGGGAATATTTACGCCAGCGAAAGAGTCACTTTACTTGCTTCCTGCAGAATGAAAGGAGATATCGTATCTCCTCGAATCGTGATGGAAGAAGGAGTACAATTCGAAGGCAATTGTAAAATCAACCCAGTTGCACATTGA
- a CDS encoding YaaR family protein, protein MKVLIPPYQAPRKETETRQTSKGKKNGVSSLGGGNSTNQTESIESAPSSSFLDILEEIVPSGSETTKDLNALWRDLPEIEKRFLDLPSIGNLETYQKHVQAITKAVIDQNMRVETLSRRMKGEAKKIYHVVKIIDEKIQILAELIMNEGNSAFKLLKSLTDIRGLLLDIQE, encoded by the coding sequence TTGAAAGTACTCATACCTCCTTACCAAGCTCCTCGTAAAGAAACCGAAACCAGACAAACTTCTAAGGGCAAAAAGAATGGTGTTTCCTCGTTAGGCGGGGGCAATTCCACCAATCAAACCGAAAGTATTGAAAGCGCTCCTTCCTCTTCTTTTTTAGATATCTTAGAAGAAATTGTTCCTTCGGGATCCGAAACCACAAAAGATCTCAACGCACTTTGGAGAGATTTACCGGAAATAGAAAAAAGATTTTTGGATCTTCCTTCTATCGGAAATTTAGAAACCTACCAAAAACACGTTCAAGCAATCACCAAAGCAGTAATCGATCAAAACATGCGGGTTGAAACTCTCTCCAGAAGAATGAAAGGGGAAGCCAAGAAAATCTATCACGTCGTAAAGATCATCGACGAGAAAATTCAGATTCTCGCAGAGCTGATTATGAACGAAGGAAATTCAGCGTTTAAGCTTTTAAAATCTTTAACGGATATTCGCGGTCTTCTGTTGGATATTCAAGAGTAG
- a CDS encoding metallophosphoesterase encodes MRDIVIGDIHGCYDELILLLKEVGYSENDRIISVGDIVDRGPDSVKVYEFFRANPKHIVVMGNHENKHANQVLSYSQEIVKLQFGTQYKEFLEWIRNLPCYYETDSAIIVHAAIEPGFSLREQRKEVLIGSTSGEKYLTKKYGSDDWTSLYKDKKLVIFGHRVVGDKIQVYENNIYGIETGVCFGGYLSAVTLPDLKRFSVKASKNYWRAEMEKWQVPVLQSKPWRKYDLEKILKEISKVRNSKQLEVSEFISNVENWFQSLDSLYDEIKEALEFRASQILEQRGSESFIGAAKEYEYSIFLILARKNRLEVENLRNSLTTPEKIFQLSHRLGLQVQDPF; translated from the coding sequence TGATATCGTAGATCGCGGTCCTGATTCGGTGAAGGTTTATGAATTCTTCAGGGCGAATCCGAAACATATCGTGGTTATGGGCAATCACGAAAACAAACACGCTAATCAAGTTCTTTCCTATTCTCAGGAAATCGTTAAATTGCAATTTGGAACTCAGTATAAAGAATTCTTAGAATGGATTCGTAATCTCCCCTGCTATTATGAAACGGATTCTGCAATTATAGTTCACGCCGCGATCGAGCCAGGGTTTTCTTTGCGAGAACAAAGAAAGGAAGTTTTAATCGGAAGCACTTCCGGAGAAAAATATCTTACTAAAAAATACGGATCCGATGATTGGACCAGTCTTTATAAAGACAAAAAGTTGGTCATCTTTGGCCATCGAGTTGTGGGCGACAAGATTCAAGTTTACGAAAACAATATTTATGGAATCGAAACTGGAGTTTGTTTTGGAGGTTATCTTTCCGCAGTTACGTTGCCCGATTTGAAGAGATTTTCCGTAAAAGCGTCCAAAAACTATTGGAGAGCGGAAATGGAAAAATGGCAAGTACCGGTATTGCAATCAAAGCCTTGGAGAAAATACGACTTAGAAAAGATTCTAAAAGAAATTTCTAAAGTAAGAAATTCAAAACAATTGGAAGTCAGCGAATTTATTTCGAATGTGGAGAATTGGTTTCAAAGTTTAGATTCTTTATATGACGAAATCAAAGAAGCTTTGGAATTTAGAGCTTCACAGATTCTTGAACAGAGGGGATCCGAGTCTTTCATTGGAGCTGCTAAGGAATACGAATATTCTATATTTTTAATTTTAGCGAGAAAAAATCGATTAGAAGTCGAGAATCTAAGAAATTCACTAACGACTCCCGAAAAAATATTCCAACTCTCTCATCGGCTCGGTTTACAAGTGCAAGATCCGTTCTAA